The following are encoded together in the Tamandua tetradactyla isolate mTamTet1 chromosome 14, mTamTet1.pri, whole genome shotgun sequence genome:
- the LOC143654926 gene encoding olfactory receptor 11G2-like, protein MNMSRVGTVTEFILLSFPCSSEVQLLLFILFSLTYTLTLMVNGAIICAVKLDHRLHTPMYILLANFSFLEICYINTTVPTMLENFLSETKTISFTACFLQFYFFFSMGINETFLLPLMAFDRYLAICQPLRYPTIMTSHLCLNLVALCWVIAFLCYPVPIYFITQLPFCGPNIIDHFVCDPGPLLALSCVPAPGIELSCSILSSLIIFITFFFILGSYTLVLRAVLRVPSAAGRRKAFSTCGSHLAVVSLFYGTIMVMYSCPTSQNTAGIQKIVTLFYSSVTPLLNPLIYCLRNKDMKAALRKIHTCTKTSQS, encoded by the coding sequence ATGAACATGTCCAGAGTCGGCACGGTGACTGAGTTCATACTCCTGAGTTTTCCCTGTTCCAGTGAGGTTCAGCTCCTTCTCTTCATACTGTTCTCTCTGACCTACACCCTGACACTGATGGTGAATGGAGCCATCATCTGTGCAGTGAAGCTGGACCACAGGCTTCACACACCCATGTACATTCTGCTGGCCAATTTCTCATTCCTGGAGATTTGTTACATCAACACCACTGTTCCCACTATGTTAGAGAACTTCCTGTCTGAGACAAAAACCATCTCCTTCACGGCCTGCTTCCTCCAGTTCTACTTCTTCTTCTCCATGGGCATCAATGAGACTTTCTTGTTGCCCCTCATGGCATTTGATCGGTACCTGGCCATCTGCCAGCCTCTCCGCTATCCTACCATCATGACCAGTCATCTTTGCCTGAACTTGGTAGCCCTCTGCTGGGTAATAGCCTTCCTCTGCTATCCAGTTCCTATCTATTTCATAACCCAGCTCCCCTTCTGTGGTCCCAACATCATTGACCACTTTGTTTGTGACCCAGGTCCTCTTCTGGCCCTGTCCTGTGTCCCGGCCCCAGGAATTGAGCTTTCCTGTTCTATTTTGAGCTCTCTTATTATCTTCATCACCTTCTTCTTCATCCTTGGATCCTACACTCTGGTTCTCAGAGCAGTGTTACGGGTCCCTTCAGCAGCTGGCAGACGTAAGGCCTTCTCTACCTGTGGTTCCCACCTGGCTGTGGTGTCTCTGTTCTATGGAACAATCATGGTGATGTACAGCTGTCCAACTTCTCAGAATACAGCTGGGATACAGAAGATTGTAACCCTGTTCTACTCATCAGTGACTCCACTTCTAAACCCTCTGATCTACTGTCTCCGGAACAAGGACATGAAGGCTGCTTTGAGAAAAATTCACACGTGCACAAAGACTAGTCAGAGTTAA
- the LOC143654927 gene encoding LOW QUALITY PROTEIN: olfactory receptor 11H4-like (The sequence of the model RefSeq protein was modified relative to this genomic sequence to represent the inferred CDS: inserted 1 base in 1 codon) — MTSEARNSSPTVCEFILLGFPCRWEIQIFLFSIFSVTYLLTLLGNMATMCAVRWDHRLHTPMYILLANFSFLEICYVNSDMPTMLANFLSKTKTISFTRCLLQLYFFFTTECLFLSIMDYDRFLAICRPLHYPTIITIKFCSSLILFCWVYGFLWYLISVILITQLPCCGPNVIDDFRCDXGPLIALASACVPIPGTVLVCGIMSSLLIFATFFYILGSYALVLRAVMQVPSAAGRRKAFSTCSSHLAVVFLFCGSVMLTYVSPGSGQAEVMQKFTTLFYSVLAPLFNPMILSFQNEEMKDALRKVLGSS, encoded by the exons ATGACCTCAGAGGCCAGAAATAGCTCTCCCACCGTGTGTGAGTTCATCCTCTTGGGCTTCCCTTGCCGCTGGGAAATACAGATCTTCCTCTTTTCCATATTCTCTGTGACTTACCTCCTGACACTCCTGGGAAATATGGCCACCATGTGTGCAGTACGCTGGGACCATCGgctccacacccccatgtacaTTCTGCTGGCCAACTTCTCCTTCCTGGAGATCTGCTACGTCAATTCAGATATGCCCACCATGCTGGCCAACTTTCTGTCCAAGACCAAAACCATCTCCTTCACTCGGTGCCTCCTCCAGTTGTACTTCTTCTTCACCACTGAATGCTTATTCCTTTCCATCATGGACTATGACCGGTTTCTGGCAATCTGTCGCCCCCTGCATTATCCCACCATCATAACTATTAAGTTCTGCAGCAGCCTTATCCTCTTTTGCTGGGTGTATGGCTTCCTTTGGTATCTGATCTCAGTGATTCTTATTACCCAACTTCCATGTTGTGGCCCAAATGTGATTGATGACTTTCGGTGTG CTGGGCCCCTGATAGCCCTGGCTTCAGCCTGTGTTCCAATCCCGGGAACTGTTCTCGTCTGTGGCATCATGAGCTCCCTCCTCATCTTTGCCACCTTTTTCTATATTCTTGGCTCATATGCCCTGGTGTTGAGAGCTGTGATGCAGGTGCCATCAGCAGCTGGACGGAGGaaggccttctccacctgctctTCACACCTGGCTGTGGTGTTTCTATTCTGTGGCTCTGTTATGCTGACATATGTAAGTCCTGGATCAGGACAAGCCGAGGTCATGCAGAAGTTCACTACTTTGTTCTACTCTGTTTTGGCCCCTTTATTCAACCCCATGATCCTCAGCTTCCAGAATGAAGAGATGAAGGATGCCTTGCGTAAAGTTCTAGGAAGTTCCTAA
- the LOC143654928 gene encoding olfactory receptor 11G2-like: protein MNMSRVSTVTEFILLSFPCSSEVQVLLFMLFSLTYTLTLMVNGAIICAVKLDHRLHTPMYILLANFSFLEICYINTTVPTMLENFLSETKTISFTACFLQFYFFFSMGINETFLLPLMAFDRYLAICQPLRYPTIMTSHLCLNLVALCWVTAFLCYPIPIYFITQLPFCGPNIIDHFVCDPGPLLALSCVPTPGIELSCSILSSLIIFITFFFILGSYTLVLKAVLRVPSAAGRRKAFSTCGSHLAVVSLFYGTIMVMYSYPASWNTAGIQKIVTLFYSSVTPLLNPLIYCLRNKDMKAALRKIHTCTKISQS, encoded by the coding sequence ATGAACATGTCCAGAGTCAGCACAGTGACTGAGTTCATACTCCTGAGTTTTCCCTGTTCCAGTGAGGTTCAGGTCCTTCTCTTCATGCTGTTCTCTCTGACCTACACCCTGACACTGATGGTGAATGGAGCCATCATCTGTGCAGTGAAGCTGGACCACAGGCTTCACACACCCATGTACATTCTGCTGGCCAATTTCTCATTCCTGGAGATCTGTTACATCAACACCACTGTTCCCACTATGTTAGAGAACTTCCTGTCTGAGACAAAAACCATCTCCTTCACGGCCTGCTTCCTCCAGTTCTACTTCTTCTTCTCCATGGGCATCAATGAGACTTTCTTATTGCCCCTCATGGCATTTGATCGGTACCTGGCCATCTGCCAGCCTCTCCGCTATCCTACCATCATGACCAGTCATCTTTGCCTGAACTTGGTAGCCCTCTGCTGGGTAACAGCCTTCCTCTGCTATCCAATCCCTATCTATTTCATAACCCAGCTCCCCTTCTGTGGTCCCAACATCATTGACCACTTTGTTTGTGACCCAGGTCCTCTTCTGGCCCTGTCCTGTGTCCCAACTCCAGGAATTGAGCTTTCCTGTTCAATTTTGAGCTCTCTTATTATCTTCATCACCTTCTTCTTCATCCTTGGATCCTACACTCTGGTTCTCAAAGCAGTGTTACGGGTCCCATCAGCAGCTGGCAGACGTAAGGCTTTCTCTACCTGTGGTTCCCACCTGGCTGTGGTTTCTCTATTCTATGGAACAATCATGGTGATGTACAGCTACCCAGCTTCTTGGAATACAGCTGGGATACAGAAGATTGTCACTCTGTTCTACTCATCAGTGACTCCACTACTAAACCCTCTGATCTACTGTCTCCGGAACAAGGACATGAAGGCTGCTTTGAGAAAAATTCACACATGCACAAAGATTAGTCAGAGTTAA